Proteins encoded within one genomic window of Companilactobacillus sp.:
- the recJ gene encoding single-stranded-DNA-specific exonuclease RecJ, translating to MVSIKWTKRKSPTKEEIAKFATDNNVSNIVAELLLERDFSNQNEVNDFLHPDVSGLQDPFALNDMDKALETLDEVMQREGKIAIYGDYDADGVTSASIMRLTLKKMGVDPIVFIPNRFKDGYGPNLDEYKKLVEQKHIDLLITVDNGVSGKEQVKYLKDQGVKVIITDHHDLPAELPEADAIVHPTIPGSEYPCPYLSGAGVAFKFADALLGDDALEFVDLAAIGTVADSVALKGENRVIVTEGLKRMKDNHHVGLEALVKKCKLKLNQISEEDIGFKIAPRLNAIGRLDDASSAMELLTTSDEGLAKEIVDETEEINAKRQGLVASAYADAQDQIEQQAENGVLVLTSDQWHQGILGIVASRVVDQTHKPTMVLQYDKDSELYKGSGRSPEGFNLFDALNAHHDLFAGFGGHAQACGFSIAEPELNQLIPLLQEEPAKQSFDPNSPVEKVFDLDLKIKDFNFDLIKEINQLAPFGMGNPKPVIQLRDVRFTNSQSVGKDATHLKTTISDSNNQVSAIGFNLYEKEQENKDSICDVYGELGVNEWAGRKNLQMMINDFEVSPEAAELNHLQKIYIDYRQKILSKQLMNRFDAIVCFNQAYYEMLQRHDLDCKIIMFDENCDGQNILIYDRPHNLELFKQFLAKNKTAHTALYLHTTLTSRYLKPDMNNMKEFLKYLYSHENIKPSDMDVVANYLNIDKNDIDFYLKVFFELSFVKMVNGFVKKAEVSEQRELIESPTYLKRLQRNDVEKILIESDFDNLLNWISEFDCHN from the coding sequence TTGGTTTCAATCAAGTGGACAAAACGTAAAAGTCCAACCAAAGAAGAAATTGCAAAGTTCGCAACCGATAATAATGTCAGCAATATTGTTGCGGAATTATTGTTAGAGCGAGATTTCAGTAATCAAAATGAAGTAAATGATTTTTTGCATCCAGACGTTTCAGGTCTCCAAGATCCATTTGCCTTAAATGACATGGATAAGGCATTAGAGACATTAGATGAAGTCATGCAACGCGAGGGGAAGATTGCTATTTATGGCGATTACGATGCTGATGGAGTAACAAGTGCTTCAATCATGCGTTTGACTCTCAAAAAAATGGGCGTTGATCCAATCGTATTTATTCCCAATCGTTTCAAAGACGGCTACGGTCCTAATTTAGATGAGTACAAGAAATTAGTTGAACAAAAACATATCGACTTGTTGATAACGGTCGATAATGGTGTTAGTGGAAAAGAACAAGTTAAATATTTGAAAGACCAAGGCGTCAAAGTTATTATTACTGATCACCATGATTTGCCAGCCGAACTGCCTGAAGCTGATGCAATCGTGCATCCGACGATTCCTGGTTCTGAATATCCTTGTCCATACTTATCAGGTGCAGGTGTGGCATTTAAGTTTGCTGACGCGCTCTTAGGAGACGATGCACTAGAGTTTGTTGATCTAGCTGCTATTGGTACTGTTGCTGATTCAGTTGCTTTAAAGGGTGAGAATCGCGTGATCGTGACCGAAGGATTAAAGCGGATGAAAGACAATCATCACGTGGGACTTGAGGCTTTGGTCAAAAAGTGCAAGTTAAAGCTCAACCAGATCTCTGAAGAAGATATTGGTTTCAAGATTGCTCCAAGATTAAACGCCATCGGCCGTTTAGATGACGCTAGTTCAGCGATGGAGCTCTTGACGACGAGCGATGAAGGCTTGGCTAAAGAAATCGTTGACGAGACCGAGGAAATCAATGCCAAACGTCAAGGTTTGGTTGCTAGTGCTTATGCAGATGCACAAGATCAAATTGAACAACAAGCTGAAAATGGCGTGTTAGTTTTAACTAGCGATCAATGGCATCAAGGTATCTTAGGTATCGTTGCCAGTCGAGTAGTTGACCAGACCCACAAGCCAACTATGGTACTTCAATATGATAAGGATTCAGAGTTGTACAAGGGTTCGGGAAGAAGTCCAGAAGGATTTAATTTGTTCGATGCTTTGAATGCCCATCACGATTTATTTGCTGGATTTGGGGGACATGCGCAAGCATGTGGTTTTTCAATTGCGGAACCTGAATTGAATCAACTGATTCCATTGCTTCAAGAGGAACCTGCCAAGCAATCATTCGACCCAAATAGTCCGGTAGAAAAAGTTTTTGATCTGGATTTGAAGATCAAGGATTTTAACTTTGACTTAATTAAAGAAATTAACCAACTAGCACCGTTTGGAATGGGAAACCCTAAGCCAGTGATCCAATTGAGGGATGTTAGATTTACCAACAGTCAGTCTGTAGGAAAAGACGCTACCCATTTGAAAACAACGATTTCAGATTCCAACAATCAAGTTTCTGCAATTGGTTTTAACCTTTATGAAAAAGAACAAGAGAATAAAGATAGCATTTGTGATGTATACGGCGAGCTAGGTGTCAATGAATGGGCAGGTCGAAAAAATCTACAAATGATGATCAATGACTTTGAAGTTTCACCAGAAGCGGCTGAGTTAAATCATTTGCAAAAAATTTATATCGACTATCGTCAAAAGATCTTATCCAAACAATTGATGAATCGTTTCGATGCCATTGTCTGCTTTAATCAAGCATATTATGAAATGCTGCAAAGACATGATCTCGACTGTAAGATAATCATGTTCGATGAGAACTGCGATGGTCAAAATATTTTGATTTATGATCGACCTCATAACCTTGAACTGTTCAAACAATTTTTAGCTAAAAACAAAACGGCTCATACAGCGCTTTATCTGCATACCACATTAACAAGCAGATATTTGAAACCTGATATGAATAATATGAAAGAATTTTTAAAATATTTGTATTCGCATGAAAATATCAAGCCATCTGATATGGATGTTGTTGCCAATTACCTTAATATTGATAAAAATGACATTGATTTCTATTTAAAAGTGTTTTTTGAACTGAGTTTTGTTAAAATGGTAAATGGCTTTGTTAAAAAGGCTGAAGTATCAGAACAACGCGAATTAATCGAATCTCCAACTTATTTGAAACGATTACAACGCAATGATGTTGAAAAAATACTAATTGAGTCTGATTTTGACAATTTGTTGAACTGGATCAGCGAGTTCGATTGTCATAACTAG
- the proS gene encoding proline--tRNA ligase has product MSDLQKENFSEWYIQTIKNADLMAYAPVRGCIIFKPDGFALWEGIQDQFNKYLATQGIRNAYFPMLIPKHFFEKEEEHVEGFAPEIPWMTQVGNEKLDEPYGLRPTSETIIGNAFSDWINSYRDLPYEINQWANVFRWEKKTLPFLRTSEFLWQEGHTAHVSEEDARHRTMAILDAYEDLIVNYLAIPSFKGQKTPSERFAGAVDTYSIETMMRDGKAVQAGTSHYLGQNFAKSFDIKFLDKDDTHKYVYTTSWGISTRLIGAMIMVHGDEKGLVLPPKVASTQVVLIPVGPWQKNPEIMETLDKMLATLKEKGVRAKIDDSDNTPGYKFNEWEQKGIPMHVELGPRDIKNGQAVIKMRDLDDKQTESLDGIEDYIKDQLETMQTRLLESADARNKENEYFDIDTLDDLKKHIETKKTAGEVPGFVLIGWDGTEETEAKIKEETGFTTRNIPFNPPMEKKVDIVSGKPAKYTVWIARSY; this is encoded by the coding sequence ATGTCAGATTTACAAAAAGAGAACTTTTCAGAATGGTATATTCAAACCATTAAAAATGCCGACTTAATGGCATATGCACCTGTCAGAGGCTGTATTATTTTTAAGCCGGATGGGTTTGCTCTTTGGGAAGGTATTCAAGACCAATTCAATAAGTATTTAGCAACTCAAGGCATACGTAATGCTTATTTCCCAATGTTGATTCCAAAGCATTTCTTTGAAAAAGAAGAAGAACACGTTGAGGGCTTTGCTCCTGAAATTCCTTGGATGACACAAGTTGGTAATGAAAAGTTAGATGAACCTTACGGTTTACGTCCAACTTCTGAAACAATTATTGGTAACGCGTTTAGTGATTGGATCAACTCATATCGTGATCTACCATATGAGATCAACCAATGGGCTAATGTTTTCCGTTGGGAGAAAAAGACGCTTCCGTTCTTGAGAACTTCAGAATTCTTATGGCAAGAAGGTCATACAGCACACGTTTCTGAAGAGGATGCACGACACAGAACAATGGCCATTTTGGATGCTTATGAAGATTTGATTGTTAATTATCTAGCCATCCCTTCATTCAAGGGTCAAAAGACTCCATCAGAACGTTTTGCTGGTGCGGTTGATACTTATTCAATTGAAACAATGATGCGTGATGGTAAGGCTGTTCAAGCTGGTACATCACATTACTTAGGTCAAAACTTTGCGAAGTCATTCGATATCAAATTCCTTGATAAAGATGATACTCACAAGTATGTTTACACGACTTCATGGGGAATTTCGACACGTCTGATTGGCGCTATGATTATGGTCCATGGTGATGAAAAGGGTCTGGTATTGCCTCCTAAAGTTGCTTCTACACAAGTTGTCTTGATTCCAGTTGGACCATGGCAAAAGAATCCTGAAATCATGGAAACACTTGATAAGATGTTAGCCACTCTTAAAGAAAAGGGTGTTCGTGCTAAGATCGATGATTCCGATAATACTCCTGGATACAAGTTCAACGAGTGGGAACAAAAAGGTATCCCAATGCACGTGGAATTAGGACCTAGAGATATTAAAAATGGCCAAGCAGTTATCAAGATGCGTGATCTTGACGATAAGCAAACTGAATCACTTGACGGTATCGAAGATTACATCAAGGATCAACTTGAGACAATGCAAACTAGATTGTTAGAATCTGCTGACGCTAGAAACAAAGAAAATGAATACTTCGATATTGATACTCTTGACGATTTAAAGAAACACATCGAAACAAAGAAAACTGCTGGTGAGGTTCCTGGATTCGTACTTATCGGATGGGACGGAACTGAAGAAACAGAAGCTAAGATCAAAGAAGAGACTGGTTTTACAACTCGTAATATTCCTTTCAACCCACCAATGGAAAAGAAAGTTGATATTGTTAGTGGAAAGCCAGCTAAATACACAGTTTGGATTGCTAGATCATATTAA
- a CDS encoding quinone oxidoreductase family protein gives MKAAFINKTGSVDEINIGDLPVPEIGDNDVLIKVEYVSINHVDTFVRSGAFKTKMDFPFVIGRDAVGVIEKCGANIKTFSIGQRVWTNSMGYDGRNGVTSEFAAIPADRTYSVPENVDPKQLVASVHSSATAFILLTNVLRIKSGNKILVEGAAGHVGSKLVEIGKSLGLQVSTTSNPKDFTFLKKIGASNVLDYHQGLDKIAGTYDYIVDTSGKVDLSDNLCKLNLSGMVALITAPANNQFNFDVRDFYMNLKQIKGFVISHATLGQLSKAAEFLNHYFSEGKLLNDDLLELSLTDAQEGQNMLENNEKHTKKLILKI, from the coding sequence ATGAAAGCTGCTTTCATTAATAAAACTGGATCTGTGGACGAGATAAATATTGGTGATTTACCGGTACCAGAAATAGGTGACAATGACGTCTTAATTAAGGTTGAGTACGTGTCGATCAACCATGTTGATACATTTGTACGTTCTGGTGCGTTTAAGACGAAAATGGATTTTCCATTTGTCATTGGTAGAGATGCTGTTGGAGTAATTGAAAAATGTGGTGCAAATATCAAAACTTTTTCAATTGGTCAACGAGTCTGGACTAACAGTATGGGCTATGATGGACGAAATGGCGTCACTAGTGAATTTGCAGCCATTCCAGCTGATAGAACTTATTCTGTTCCCGAAAATGTCGATCCAAAACAATTGGTTGCTTCGGTACATTCATCGGCGACTGCATTTATTTTATTAACAAACGTTTTGCGGATAAAGTCAGGAAACAAGATTTTGGTTGAAGGAGCTGCCGGTCATGTTGGCAGTAAATTAGTTGAAATCGGCAAATCATTAGGATTGCAAGTATCTACAACCAGCAACCCCAAGGATTTTACTTTTTTGAAAAAAATTGGCGCTAGCAATGTCTTAGATTATCATCAGGGGCTTGATAAAATTGCTGGGACCTATGATTACATCGTTGATACATCGGGGAAGGTAGACTTATCTGATAATTTATGCAAATTAAATCTTTCTGGCATGGTTGCATTGATAACTGCTCCTGCAAACAATCAGTTTAATTTTGATGTGAGAGATTTCTATATGAATCTTAAACAGATCAAGGGATTCGTTATCAGTCATGCCACTCTAGGACAATTAAGTAAAGCTGCGGAATTTTTAAATCATTATTTCTCGGAAGGAAAGCTACTAAACGATGATCTTCTAGAGCTTTCACTAACGGATGCTCAAGAGGGGCAAAATATGCTTGAAAATAATGAAAAACACACTAAAAAGCTAATACTAAAAATATAA
- the galE gene encoding UDP-glucose 4-epimerase GalE: MSILVLGGAGYIGSHTVDHLCQMDYQVVVADNLATGHKTAINPKAKFYQGDVRDKSFLNEIFQKEDITDVIHFAAFSIVPESMKNPLKYFDNNTYGMISLLEAMNENDVKHIVFSSTAATYGEPKQIPIKEIDPTIPTNPYGESKLAMEKIMHWSDVAYGIKFVALRYFNVAGAKADGSIGEDHHPETHLIPVVLEVAAGQRDELTIFGDDYDTKDGTNVRDYVHVEDLAEAHRLAMEFLRDGNQSNIFNLGSSNGFSNKEILSAAREVTQKEIPATIGPRRAGDPSTLIAASDKARKVLGWEPKFDDVHKMIQDAWNFKSKHLNGYQDN, from the coding sequence ATGAGTATTCTAGTATTAGGTGGAGCCGGATACATCGGTTCCCACACGGTCGATCACCTTTGTCAAATGGACTATCAAGTCGTCGTTGCTGATAATTTAGCAACAGGACACAAAACCGCTATTAACCCCAAGGCAAAATTTTATCAGGGCGATGTTCGTGACAAAAGTTTTTTAAATGAAATTTTTCAAAAAGAAGATATCACTGATGTGATCCATTTTGCAGCTTTTTCAATCGTTCCAGAATCAATGAAGAACCCGCTTAAATATTTTGACAACAATACCTATGGGATGATTTCGTTGTTAGAGGCAATGAATGAAAACGACGTTAAGCATATCGTCTTCTCATCGACTGCTGCAACCTATGGTGAACCTAAACAAATTCCCATCAAAGAAATTGATCCAACTATTCCGACCAACCCATATGGCGAAAGCAAACTGGCTATGGAAAAAATCATGCATTGGTCTGACGTTGCATATGGCATTAAATTCGTAGCACTCAGATACTTCAACGTTGCTGGAGCGAAAGCTGACGGCAGTATCGGCGAAGACCATCATCCAGAAACTCACTTGATTCCAGTTGTCTTAGAAGTTGCTGCCGGACAACGTGATGAATTAACGATCTTTGGTGATGATTACGATACCAAAGACGGTACTAACGTGCGTGATTACGTTCACGTCGAAGATCTTGCTGAAGCACATCGCCTGGCAATGGAATTTCTACGCGATGGCAACCAAAGCAATATCTTTAATTTAGGTTCTTCTAATGGTTTTTCAAACAAAGAAATCTTATCTGCTGCCAGAGAAGTTACTCAAAAAGAAATTCCCGCCACGATTGGTCCTAGACGTGCTGGTGACCCTAGTACATTGATTGCTGCCAGTGACAAAGCTAGAAAAGTTCTTGGCTGGGAGCCAAAATTCGACGACGTCCACAAAATGATTCAGGATGCATGGAACTTTAAATCAAAACATTTAAATGGTTATCAAGACAACTAA
- a CDS encoding class A sortase → MRKFFSITGIVLLFLVALGLIFNEPLKEFAVDHMSNRYLSSLTADQVDKNQHKKANYDFKKVKPLSASQVAKASVNNDAATIGKMSVPSVGLYLPILKGLSNDALSTGGGTMKPNEKMGKGNYALAGHYMTNKGVLFSRLENVQLGDLAYITDMKHVYTYKVYYKKVVAPTAVYLIDDSPGKKLLTLITCADGGTNRWAIQGSLVKTQKATNKSLSVFAK, encoded by the coding sequence ATGAGAAAATTTTTTTCAATCACGGGAATAGTTTTACTGTTTCTAGTTGCACTAGGTTTGATATTTAATGAACCTTTGAAAGAATTTGCCGTTGACCACATGTCTAATCGTTATCTCAGCTCTTTGACAGCTGATCAAGTGGACAAGAATCAACATAAGAAGGCAAATTATGACTTCAAGAAGGTCAAGCCTTTGAGTGCATCTCAAGTTGCCAAGGCATCCGTCAATAATGACGCTGCGACGATCGGTAAAATGTCGGTACCTTCAGTTGGATTATACTTACCTATATTAAAGGGCCTGAGTAATGATGCACTGTCCACAGGCGGCGGTACAATGAAGCCGAATGAGAAGATGGGCAAAGGCAATTACGCCTTAGCAGGACATTATATGACCAATAAGGGTGTCTTGTTTTCAAGACTCGAAAATGTTCAACTCGGAGATCTAGCATACATCACTGATATGAAACATGTTTATACGTATAAGGTTTACTACAAGAAAGTCGTTGCTCCAACAGCAGTTTATTTGATCGATGATTCTCCTGGCAAAAAACTTTTGACACTGATCACTTGTGCTGATGGGGGTACGAATCGTTGGGCCATCCAAGGTTCATTGGTCAAAACCCAAAAGGCAACCAACAAATCATTGTCCGTATTTGCAAAATAA
- a CDS encoding adenine phosphoribosyltransferase — protein sequence MDIDFKKYVANVPDFPEPGVLFRDISPLMLDGKAYAAATDEIVDYAKSRGAEMIAGPEARGFIVGCPVAYKLGVGFAPARKKGKLPRETVSVTYDLEYGQGSLWMQKDAVKPGQKVLVVDDLMATGGTLAATIKLVEQLGGIVVGTAFLIELKDLHGRDKIKGYDMFTLMQY from the coding sequence ATGGATATTGATTTTAAGAAATATGTTGCCAACGTTCCGGATTTTCCAGAACCAGGTGTACTATTTCGAGACATTTCACCACTAATGCTGGATGGAAAGGCTTATGCTGCTGCTACTGACGAAATTGTCGATTATGCAAAGAGTCGTGGCGCAGAAATGATTGCTGGACCTGAAGCACGTGGATTCATCGTGGGATGTCCAGTAGCTTATAAGTTAGGAGTAGGTTTTGCTCCAGCTCGTAAGAAAGGGAAGCTCCCTAGAGAAACAGTCTCAGTTACTTACGATCTTGAATATGGTCAAGGATCCCTCTGGATGCAAAAAGACGCCGTTAAACCAGGACAAAAGGTCCTAGTTGTTGACGATCTAATGGCAACAGGTGGAACTTTAGCAGCAACTATTAAGTTAGTTGAACAACTTGGCGGAATCGTCGTCGGAACTGCTTTCTTGATTGAATTAAAAGATTTACACGGTCGTGACAAAATTAAAGGCTACGACATGTTTACATTGATGCAGTATTAA
- the lepA gene encoding translation elongation factor 4, protein MDLDKLKERQKHIRNFSIVAHIDHGKSTIADQILEKTHSIAKRDMKAQILDDMPLERERGITIKLNAVELEYKAKDGETYIFHLIDTPGHVDFSYEVSRSLAACEGALLIVDAAQGVEAQTLANTYLAIDNDLEIVPVINKIDLPSAEPEKVKNEIEEMIGIDAEDAVLTSAKTGVGIDELIERIVTDIPAPEGDITAPLKALIFDSNYDSYRGVVLNVRLFEGTVKPGDTIEIMNNHKKFEVTEVGVMSPKAVTRDYLMAGDVGYITAAIKTVKDTQVGDTVTLADNPTDEPLTGYRPSTPMVYAGMYPVDNAKYEDLREALEKLQLNDAALEFEPETSQALGFGFRCGFLGLLHMDVIQERLEREFNLELIITSPSVDYHVTKTDGEEIVVDNPAELPEVSEIKEIREPYVRAEIMVPEDYVGPVMELCQRKRGEFVTMDYLDKYRVNVIYKLPLLEIIFDFFDDLKSNTKGYASLDYDVEDYKPSDLVKMDILLNGEPVDALSFVVHRDFAFQRGRDIVSKLKEVIPRQMFEIPIQAAIGNKIVARATVKAYRKDVTAKLYGGDRTRRDKLLNKQKAGKKRMKEVGKVSIPQEAFMSVLNLNRGKESSENK, encoded by the coding sequence ATGGACTTAGATAAATTAAAAGAACGTCAAAAGCATATCCGTAACTTTTCAATCGTTGCGCACATTGATCATGGGAAGTCTACAATTGCCGATCAGATCTTGGAGAAGACTCATTCTATTGCAAAACGTGATATGAAAGCTCAAATCCTTGATGATATGCCATTGGAACGTGAACGTGGAATTACCATTAAATTGAATGCTGTTGAACTTGAATACAAAGCCAAGGATGGAGAAACTTATATCTTTCATCTAATCGATACACCAGGACACGTCGATTTTTCATACGAGGTGTCTCGTTCGCTTGCTGCCTGCGAGGGTGCTTTATTGATTGTTGATGCTGCACAGGGTGTTGAAGCTCAAACATTGGCTAATACTTATTTAGCTATCGATAACGACTTGGAAATTGTTCCAGTTATCAATAAAATTGATTTACCATCCGCTGAACCTGAAAAGGTCAAAAATGAGATCGAAGAAATGATTGGTATCGATGCTGAAGATGCTGTTTTAACTAGTGCTAAAACTGGTGTTGGAATTGATGAATTGATCGAACGGATCGTAACTGATATCCCGGCACCTGAAGGTGATATCACAGCTCCGTTGAAGGCATTGATCTTTGATTCTAATTACGATAGTTATCGTGGTGTCGTTTTAAACGTTCGCTTGTTTGAAGGTACAGTTAAACCTGGCGATACCATTGAGATCATGAATAACCACAAGAAGTTTGAAGTTACTGAAGTAGGTGTGATGTCACCAAAGGCTGTGACGAGAGATTACTTAATGGCAGGTGATGTTGGCTATATAACTGCTGCAATTAAAACTGTTAAAGATACTCAAGTTGGTGATACTGTCACATTAGCTGATAATCCTACAGATGAACCATTAACAGGTTATCGTCCAAGTACGCCAATGGTATACGCTGGTATGTATCCAGTTGATAATGCAAAGTACGAAGATCTTCGTGAAGCTTTGGAAAAATTACAACTAAACGATGCTGCACTGGAATTTGAACCTGAAACTTCTCAAGCCTTGGGATTTGGTTTCCGTTGTGGATTTTTAGGTTTGTTGCACATGGATGTTATTCAAGAAAGATTGGAACGAGAATTCAATCTAGAATTGATCATCACATCACCATCTGTTGATTATCATGTCACTAAAACTGATGGTGAAGAGATCGTTGTTGATAATCCTGCTGAACTTCCTGAAGTATCCGAGATCAAAGAAATACGAGAACCATACGTTCGTGCTGAGATAATGGTTCCTGAGGATTATGTTGGTCCAGTCATGGAATTGTGTCAGAGAAAACGTGGCGAATTTGTCACAATGGATTATCTGGATAAATATCGAGTTAATGTAATTTACAAATTGCCGTTGCTAGAAATCATTTTTGATTTCTTCGATGACTTAAAATCAAACACCAAGGGTTATGCTTCCCTAGATTACGATGTGGAAGATTACAAACCTAGTGATCTAGTCAAAATGGATATTTTGCTCAACGGTGAACCAGTTGATGCTTTGAGTTTTGTTGTCCATCGTGATTTTGCCTTCCAACGTGGTCGTGATATTGTTTCTAAGCTAAAGGAAGTTATTCCACGACAAATGTTTGAAATTCCGATTCAAGCAGCTATTGGGAACAAGATTGTCGCCAGAGCTACTGTTAAAGCTTATCGTAAGGATGTTACCGCCAAATTATATGGTGGTGATAGAACTAGACGTGATAAGCTGTTGAACAAGCAGAAGGCGGGTAAGAAGCGTATGAAGGAAGTGGGGAAAGTTTCAATTCCTCAAGAAGCCTTTATGTCTGTCTTGAACTTGAACCGCGGCAAAGAATCATCAGAAAATAAATAA
- a CDS encoding dihydrolipoyl dehydrogenase family protein codes for MKQYDAIVIGGGPAGLAAAYKLKSAGKNTAVFENDLWGGTCPNRGCDPKKVLLSAVEGRDRIAQFQGKGFSNVPYVNWTELEAFKKTFTDPVSAGSKSGLVSAGIDTYEGSPKFISENALNLGDETFQANDFIIATGQRPSILNITGSENLLTSNEFLSLKKMPKSITFIGAGYIAMELANIANATGAEVHLIHHNDRPLKEFDQEYVNEMVEQMKQRGIQFHFNVDTKEVEKVDDHYTIKADDFILNTDLVICATGRIPNVEGMSLDSAGVEIGKRGIKVNQYLQTTNKNIYAVGDVIDKTGPKLTPVAGFEAGYAVDHIIGNDNNPIDYPAIPTLVYGSPKLAKVGVSIPDAEKNKDKYHIVAQDLTGWFTYHRINEPVAKAKIVFDNDDQIVGATILTEQADELINLLTVAIDKKINNEKVNQIIFGYPTVASDLEYLI; via the coding sequence ATGAAACAATACGATGCAATTGTAATCGGCGGTGGCCCGGCTGGATTAGCAGCTGCTTATAAATTAAAATCTGCCGGCAAGAATACAGCGGTATTTGAAAATGACCTTTGGGGCGGCACTTGTCCTAATCGTGGCTGTGATCCAAAGAAAGTATTATTGAGTGCAGTTGAAGGACGTGATCGGATTGCGCAGTTTCAAGGCAAGGGCTTTAGCAACGTCCCTTATGTTAACTGGACAGAACTAGAGGCATTTAAGAAGACCTTTACTGATCCCGTTTCAGCTGGTAGCAAGTCTGGCTTAGTCTCTGCTGGAATTGACACCTATGAAGGAAGTCCAAAATTTATTTCCGAGAATGCATTGAATTTAGGAGATGAAACTTTTCAGGCGAACGATTTCATTATCGCAACCGGACAACGTCCATCGATTTTAAATATCACAGGATCTGAAAACTTATTGACCAGCAACGAATTCTTGTCACTAAAAAAGATGCCTAAATCTATAACCTTTATTGGCGCAGGATACATTGCAATGGAGCTGGCCAATATTGCCAATGCTACCGGCGCTGAGGTTCATTTAATTCATCATAATGACCGTCCACTGAAGGAGTTTGACCAAGAATATGTCAATGAAATGGTCGAACAAATGAAACAACGAGGGATTCAATTCCATTTCAATGTAGACACCAAGGAAGTGGAAAAGGTAGATGACCATTACACAATTAAAGCAGATGACTTCATTTTAAACACTGATCTAGTTATTTGTGCTACTGGGCGAATCCCTAATGTTGAAGGGATGAGCTTGGATTCTGCTGGTGTTGAAATTGGCAAACGTGGCATCAAGGTCAATCAATATTTACAAACTACTAACAAGAATATTTACGCAGTCGGTGATGTGATCGACAAAACTGGTCCTAAGCTAACGCCAGTTGCTGGATTCGAAGCCGGATATGCTGTTGACCATATAATTGGAAATGATAATAATCCAATTGACTATCCAGCAATTCCAACATTAGTCTACGGAAGTCCAAAACTAGCTAAAGTTGGCGTTTCGATTCCTGATGCTGAAAAAAATAAAGATAAGTATCACATCGTTGCCCAAGATTTGACTGGCTGGTTTACTTATCATCGGATAAACGAACCTGTTGCAAAAGCTAAAATCGTCTTTGATAACGATGATCAAATCGTTGGAGCAACGATACTAACTGAACAAGCAGATGAACTCATCAATTTATTGACAGTCGCTATCGACAAGAAAATTAACAATGAAAAAGTTAACCAGATCATCTTTGGCTATCCAACAGTTGCTAGTGATTTAGAATATTTGATTTAA